The following proteins come from a genomic window of Paucimonas lemoignei:
- the prfC gene encoding peptide chain release factor 3, producing MTQQAAEVAKRRTFAIISHPDAGKTTITEKLLLMGKAISVAGTVKSRKSDRHATSDWMEMEKQRGISITTSVMQFPYRDHMINLLDTPGHEDFSEDTYRTLTAVDSALMVLDGGKGVEPRTIALMDVCRLRDTPIVSFINKLDRDIRDPIELLDEIEAVLKIKAAPITWPIGCYRDFKGVYHLADDYIIVYTAGHGHERTDVRIIEKLDSDEARAHLGDEYDRFVDQLELVQGACHEFNQEEFINGQLTPVFFGTALGNFGVDHVLDAVVNWAPKPLARVANERTVEPVEEKFTGFVFKIQANMDPKHRDRIAFMRICSGRYDKGMKMRHVRLGKDVRIGDALTFFSSEREMLEEAYAGDIIGLHNHGTIQIGDTFTEGEALGFTGIPHFAPELFRRVRLKDPLKSKQLRQGLQQLAEEGATQVFFPLRSNDIILGAVGVLQFDVVASRLKEEYKVECAYEPITVYSARWIDCSDKKKLEEFEVKAVENLAMDGGGHLTYLAPTRVNLALMEERWADVKFRATREHH from the coding sequence ATGACCCAACAGGCCGCCGAAGTCGCGAAACGCCGCACTTTCGCCATTATTTCCCACCCGGATGCGGGTAAAACCACCATCACGGAAAAACTGCTGTTGATGGGCAAGGCCATTTCCGTCGCGGGCACGGTGAAGTCGCGTAAATCCGATCGTCACGCCACCTCCGACTGGATGGAAATGGAGAAGCAACGCGGGATCTCCATTACCACCTCGGTCATGCAGTTCCCGTATCGAGATCACATGATCAACCTGCTCGACACCCCGGGCCACGAAGACTTCTCCGAAGACACCTATCGCACCCTGACCGCCGTCGACTCGGCGTTGATGGTGCTCGATGGTGGTAAAGGCGTCGAGCCACGGACCATCGCCCTGATGGACGTCTGCCGTCTGCGTGATACGCCGATTGTCAGCTTCATCAACAAGCTCGACCGCGATATTCGCGACCCGATCGAGCTGCTGGACGAGATCGAAGCCGTCCTGAAGATCAAGGCTGCGCCGATCACCTGGCCGATTGGTTGCTACCGCGACTTCAAGGGTGTCTATCACCTGGCCGACGACTACATCATTGTCTACACCGCAGGCCACGGCCATGAGCGCACCGACGTGCGCATCATCGAGAAGCTGGATTCGGATGAAGCCCGCGCTCACCTGGGCGATGAATACGACCGTTTCGTTGATCAGCTTGAGCTGGTGCAGGGCGCCTGCCATGAATTCAATCAGGAAGAGTTCATCAACGGTCAATTGACCCCGGTGTTCTTCGGCACTGCGCTGGGTAACTTCGGTGTCGATCACGTACTCGACGCTGTCGTGAACTGGGCACCGAAGCCTTTGGCCCGTGTTGCCAACGAGCGCACCGTTGAACCGGTTGAAGAGAAATTCACCGGCTTCGTGTTCAAGATCCAAGCAAACATGGACCCGAAACACCGCGACCGTATCGCGTTCATGCGCATCTGTTCCGGCCGTTACGACAAGGGCATGAAAATGCGCCATGTGCGTCTGGGCAAGGACGTGCGAATCGGCGACGCCCTGACGTTCTTCTCCTCCGAGCGTGAAATGCTTGAAGAAGCGTACGCTGGCGACATCATCGGTTTGCACAACCACGGCACGATCCAGATCGGCGACACCTTCACTGAAGGCGAGGCCCTGGGCTTCACCGGGATCCCGCACTTCGCCCCGGAACTGTTCCGCCGCGTGCGCTTGAAGGATCCGCTGAAGTCCAAGCAATTGCGTCAGGGCTTGCAGCAATTGGCCGAAGAAGGCGCCACGCAGGTGTTCTTCCCGCTGCGCAGCAACGACATCATCCTCGGCGCCGTGGGTGTGCTGCAGTTCGATGTGGTCGCCAGCCGCTTGAAGGAAGAATACAAAGTGGAATGCGCTTACGAGCCGATCACTGTGTATTCAGCTCGCTGGATCGATTGCTCGGACAAGAAGAAACTCGAAGAGTTTGAAGTCAAAGCGGTGGAAAACCTGGCAATGGACGGCGGCGGTCACCTGACCTACCTCGCGCCAACGCGGGTCAACCTGGCCTTGATGGAAGAGCGCTGGGCCGACGTGAAATTCCGCGCGACCCGTGAGCATCATTAA
- the ggt_3 gene encoding gamma-glutamyltransferase, whose amino-acid sequence MRLVMFKTLALSAAIISAPAAFAVTLEGGAVASPDEYGAKVAADVLRKGGNAVDAAVATAFTLAVTYPEAGNIGGGGFMTLFMGGKPYFLDYRETAPKAASRNMYLNEKGDVIENMSLVGARAAGVPGTVMGLWDAHEKFGKLPWAELLTPAIGYARNGFKVAEKQYMYRQEALELFKGTTNFNDYFGSMKVGETLRQPELAKTLERIANKGADEFYKGETADLLVKQMEQDKGLITKQDLADYKAIWRKPLHVNWRGNTLYTAPLPSSGGVALAQLIGIKELRADDFKGVPLNSAKYIHLLAEIEKRVFADRADYLGDPAFTQAPVAELTDPSYLAKRAYEINPTAISPTENVKPGLEPHQTTHFSIVDKQGNAVSNTYTLNWDYGSGVVVKGAGFLLNDEMDDFSSKPGVANAFGVVGGSANAIEPGKRMLSSMSPSLVTRDGQVTLVLGTPGGSRIFTSIFQVLNNIYDYNLPLKEAVGAQRVHHQLLPKDTIYFDSYAPLTGKPAEDLKAMGYKLEDQGWEMGNVQAIKVDGTKLETASDPRGRGVGMVVK is encoded by the coding sequence ATGCGACTGGTTATGTTCAAGACGCTGGCGTTGTCAGCGGCAATCATCAGTGCTCCAGCGGCGTTCGCCGTGACACTGGAGGGCGGGGCGGTGGCTTCGCCTGATGAATACGGCGCCAAGGTAGCGGCCGATGTTCTGCGCAAAGGTGGCAACGCAGTAGATGCCGCCGTCGCCACAGCCTTCACCCTGGCCGTGACCTATCCCGAAGCCGGGAATATCGGCGGCGGTGGCTTCATGACGTTGTTCATGGGCGGCAAACCGTATTTCCTCGACTACCGCGAAACCGCGCCCAAAGCCGCCAGCCGCAACATGTACCTGAACGAAAAGGGCGATGTGATCGAGAACATGAGCCTGGTGGGCGCCCGCGCTGCAGGTGTGCCGGGGACCGTGATGGGCCTGTGGGACGCCCATGAAAAGTTCGGCAAGTTGCCTTGGGCCGAACTGCTGACCCCCGCCATTGGCTATGCGCGCAACGGTTTCAAAGTGGCGGAAAAACAGTACATGTACCGCCAGGAGGCACTTGAGCTGTTCAAGGGCACCACCAACTTCAACGATTATTTCGGCAGCATGAAAGTCGGCGAAACCCTGCGTCAGCCCGAGCTGGCCAAGACCCTGGAGCGCATCGCCAACAAAGGCGCGGATGAGTTCTACAAGGGTGAAACCGCTGATTTGCTGGTCAAGCAAATGGAGCAGGACAAAGGTCTCATCACCAAACAGGACCTGGCCGATTACAAAGCCATCTGGCGCAAGCCACTGCACGTGAACTGGCGTGGCAACACCTTGTACACCGCGCCATTGCCCAGCTCGGGTGGCGTGGCGCTGGCGCAGTTGATCGGTATCAAAGAGCTGCGGGCTGATGATTTCAAAGGCGTCCCGCTCAATTCCGCGAAGTACATCCACCTGCTGGCGGAAATCGAAAAGCGTGTGTTCGCTGATCGTGCGGACTATCTGGGCGATCCGGCTTTCACCCAAGCGCCCGTCGCCGAGTTGACCGACCCCAGCTACCTCGCCAAACGCGCTTACGAGATCAATCCGACGGCGATTTCACCCACCGAAAACGTCAAGCCGGGCCTCGAACCGCATCAGACCACGCATTTTTCCATCGTCGACAAACAGGGCAATGCGGTGAGCAACACCTACACCTTGAACTGGGATTACGGCAGCGGGGTGGTGGTCAAGGGCGCGGGTTTCCTGCTCAACGATGAAATGGACGATTTCAGCTCCAAGCCGGGGGTGGCCAACGCCTTCGGTGTGGTGGGTGGCAGCGCCAATGCCATCGAGCCGGGCAAGCGCATGCTGTCGTCCATGAGCCCAAGCCTGGTGACCCGTGACGGGCAAGTGACGCTGGTGCTGGGCACGCCAGGTGGTTCGCGGATTTTTACCTCGATCTTTCAGGTGCTGAACAACATCTATGACTACAACCTGCCGCTCAAAGAGGCCGTTGGCGCCCAGCGCGTGCATCACCAGTTACTGCCCAAGGACACGATTTACTTCGACAGTTACGCGCCCCTCACCGGCAAGCCTGCCGAGGATTTGAAGGCAATGGGTTACAAGCTGGAGGATCAAGGCTGGGAGATGGGCAACGTGCAAGCGATCAAGGTTGACGGCACGAAGCTGGAAACAGCGTCCGACCCAAGAGGCAGGGGAGTGGGGATGGTGGTGAAGTAG
- the yehW_2 gene encoding glycine betaine/carnitine/choline ABC transporter, permease protein, with amino-acid sequence MATHPLLFANVIPDHLQGSVTATRSPTEIRSPPVANRYGKGLIGGAVVIALLALLIHWIGISTIKQYQDDLLFYLQAHLILVLVSMLAALVVGIPAGIALSRPSMVGRAERFMQIFNIGNTVPPLAVLAIALGILGIGSGPAIFALFLASLLPIVRNTYEGLKNVQGSLKEAATGIGMTPRQVLWRVELPNAVPIIVGGVRVALAINVGTAPLAFLIGANSLGSLIFPGIALNNQPQLVLGAACTALLALLLDGLVTLASRTWLERGLTR; translated from the coding sequence ATGGCGACCCACCCGCTGCTCTTCGCGAACGTTATTCCTGATCACCTGCAAGGGTCGGTCACGGCAACGCGTTCGCCGACTGAAATAAGGAGTCCGCCTGTGGCTAATCGCTATGGCAAGGGGCTGATTGGAGGTGCGGTTGTTATCGCACTCCTGGCCCTGCTGATCCACTGGATCGGCATCAGTACTATCAAGCAATACCAGGATGACCTGCTGTTCTATCTGCAAGCTCACCTGATTCTGGTTCTGGTTTCAATGTTGGCGGCCCTTGTGGTCGGGATTCCGGCAGGCATTGCCCTTAGCCGACCGAGCATGGTTGGCCGCGCCGAACGCTTCATGCAGATCTTCAACATTGGCAACACCGTTCCACCTCTCGCCGTTCTGGCCATTGCCCTCGGGATTCTCGGGATCGGCAGTGGGCCTGCGATCTTCGCTCTGTTCCTGGCCTCGCTGTTGCCCATCGTGCGCAACACCTATGAAGGCCTGAAAAACGTTCAGGGCTCTCTCAAGGAAGCTGCTACCGGCATCGGCATGACCCCGCGTCAGGTGCTGTGGCGGGTGGAACTGCCCAATGCCGTGCCGATCATTGTCGGTGGTGTGCGCGTCGCGCTGGCGATCAACGTCGGTACCGCGCCGCTGGCCTTCCTGATCGGTGCCAACAGCCTTGGCAGTCTGATCTTCCCGGGCATTGCCTTGAACAATCAGCCGCAACTGGTGCTGGGCGCCGCGTGTACCGCGCTGCTGGCGTTGCTGCTTGATGGTCTGGTGACACTCGCCAGTCGTACCTGGCTGGAACGTGGCCTGACTCGCTGA
- the opuCC gene encoding substrate-binding region of ABC-type glycine betaine transport system: MKKLCLFLGFALLFPAFAQAADKPVLRIGARVFTEQTMLAELTAQYLRTKNYDVQITGGLGSNLARSAQESGQLDLLWEYTGVSLVAYNHIDEKLDSAQTYARVKEVDAKKGLVWLSPSKFNNTYALALPQKVADKYPQVNTMTDLTKVLKDEAKEGHVVALDTEFANRSDGLIGMVKHYDMNLGRENTRQMDAGLVYTALRNGQVFAGLVYTTDGRLNAFKLKVLEDDKHYFPDYTAAPVIRQEYLDKHPEIATLLKPLADLLDNQTMIDLNARIDVGHESPSKVAAEFLQQHPLN, translated from the coding sequence ATGAAAAAATTATGCTTGTTTCTAGGCTTTGCCTTGCTGTTCCCGGCATTTGCCCAAGCCGCGGACAAACCCGTGCTGCGCATTGGCGCCCGGGTGTTTACCGAGCAGACCATGCTCGCTGAACTCACCGCGCAATACCTGCGTACCAAGAACTACGACGTGCAGATCACTGGCGGCCTGGGCAGTAACCTGGCCCGTAGCGCGCAGGAAAGCGGTCAGCTGGACTTGCTGTGGGAATACACCGGCGTTTCGCTGGTTGCCTATAACCACATCGACGAAAAACTCGACAGCGCTCAAACCTACGCCCGTGTGAAAGAAGTCGACGCCAAGAAAGGCCTGGTCTGGCTTTCCCCGTCGAAATTCAACAACACGTATGCCTTGGCGCTGCCGCAGAAAGTGGCGGACAAGTACCCGCAGGTCAACACCATGACCGACCTGACCAAAGTCCTCAAAGACGAAGCCAAAGAGGGTCATGTCGTAGCGCTGGACACCGAGTTCGCCAACCGCTCCGACGGTCTGATCGGCATGGTCAAGCATTACGACATGAATCTCGGTCGTGAAAACACACGCCAGATGGACGCCGGCCTGGTCTACACCGCGCTGCGTAACGGCCAGGTGTTTGCCGGTCTGGTGTACACCACCGACGGGCGCTTGAACGCTTTCAAACTCAAAGTACTGGAAGACGACAAGCACTACTTCCCGGACTACACCGCCGCTCCGGTAATCCGTCAGGAGTACCTGGACAAGCACCCGGAAATCGCCACGTTGCTCAAGCCGTTGGCTGATCTGCTGGACAACCAGACCATGATCGACCTCAACGCCCGCATCGACGTTGGCCATGAAAGCCCATCCAAAGTCGCCGCAGAGTTCCTGCAGCAACACCCACTTAACTAA
- the proV_4 gene encoding glycine betaine/L-proline transporter ATP-binding subunit: MIELQNLTKTFQSNGKEVKAVDSVSLTVNEGEICVFLGPSGCGKSTTLKMINRLIMPTSGKVLINGEDTTGLDEVTLRRNIGYVIQQIGLFPNMTIEENIVVVPKLLGWDAKRCHDRARELMSMIKLEPKQYLHRYPRELSGGQQQRIGVIRALAADAPLLLMDEPFGAVDPINREMIQNEFFEMQRALNKTVIMVSHDIDEAIKLGDKIAIFRAGKLLQIDHPDTLLAHPADEFVSSFVGQDSTLKRLLLVKAEDAADNAPSVSPETPVADALDLMDENDRRYIVVTDAENKAMGYVRRRDLHRQTGTCLPFLRQFNATAAYDEHLRILLSRMYEFNRSWLPVLDAENVFLGEVTQESIAEYLSSGRSRGGKTSIVSPAEIAAEAQA, translated from the coding sequence ATGATCGAACTTCAAAACCTCACCAAGACTTTCCAAAGCAACGGCAAAGAAGTGAAGGCTGTCGATTCGGTCAGCCTCACCGTCAACGAAGGCGAAATCTGCGTCTTCCTCGGCCCGTCGGGTTGCGGCAAGTCGACCACGCTGAAAATGATCAACCGTCTGATCATGCCGACCTCCGGCAAAGTATTGATCAACGGCGAAGACACCACCGGCCTGGACGAAGTGACCCTGCGTCGCAACATCGGCTACGTGATTCAGCAGATCGGTCTGTTCCCGAACATGACCATCGAAGAGAACATCGTGGTTGTGCCCAAGCTGCTGGGCTGGGACGCCAAGCGTTGCCACGACCGTGCTCGCGAACTGATGAGCATGATCAAGCTGGAACCCAAGCAGTACCTGCATCGCTACCCGCGTGAACTGTCCGGTGGTCAGCAACAGCGGATTGGTGTGATCCGTGCCTTGGCGGCTGATGCGCCATTGCTGCTGATGGATGAGCCGTTCGGTGCGGTCGACCCGATCAACCGCGAGATGATCCAGAACGAATTCTTCGAGATGCAGCGCGCGCTGAACAAGACCGTGATCATGGTCAGCCACGACATCGACGAAGCGATCAAGCTGGGCGACAAAATCGCGATCTTCCGTGCAGGCAAACTGCTGCAGATCGACCACCCGGACACCTTGCTGGCGCACCCGGCAGACGAGTTCGTGTCGAGCTTCGTCGGCCAGGACAGCACCCTCAAGCGCCTGCTGCTGGTCAAAGCCGAAGACGCCGCCGACAACGCGCCATCGGTCAGCCCGGAAACCCCAGTGGCCGATGCCCTGGACCTGATGGACGAGAACGACCGTCGCTACATCGTCGTCACCGATGCCGAGAACAAAGCCATGGGCTACGTGCGTCGCCGCGACCTGCATCGCCAGACCGGCACCTGCCTGCCGTTCCTGCGTCAGTTCAACGCCACTGCGGCCTACGACGAACACTTGCGCATCCTGCTGTCGCGCATGTACGAGTTCAACCGCTCGTGGCTGCCGGTGCTGGATGCCGAGAACGTGTTCCTGGGTGAAGTGACACAGGAATCGATCGCTGAATACCTCAGCTCGGGCCGTTCCCGTGGAGGCAAGACGAGCATTGTTTCGCCGGCTGAGATTGCGGCTGAAGCACAGGCTTGA
- the ldc gene encoding ornithine decarboxylase — protein MPIQVEDYFQRDTFNKMKAFADKQETPFVVIDTAMISQAYDDLRAGFEFAKVYYAVKANPAVEIIDLLKDKGSSFDIASIYELDKVMDRGVSPDRISYGNTIKKSKDIRYFYEKGVRLFSTDSEADLRNIAKAAPGSKVYVRILTEGSTTADWPLSRKFGCQTDMAMDLLILARDLGLVPYGLSFHVGSQQRDISVWDAAIAKVKVIFERLKEEDGIVLKLINMGGGFPANYITRTNSLETYAQEIIRYLKEDFGDDLPEIILEPGRSLIANAGILVSEVVLVSRKSRTAVERWVYTDVGKFSGLIETMDEAIKFPIWTEKKGEMEEVVIAGPTCDSADIMYENYKYGLPLNLAIGDRLYWLSTGAYTTSYSAVEFNGFPPLKSFYV, from the coding sequence ATGCCGATTCAAGTCGAAGACTATTTCCAGCGCGACACCTTCAACAAAATGAAGGCGTTTGCCGACAAGCAAGAAACCCCATTCGTGGTCATCGACACCGCGATGATCAGCCAGGCCTACGATGACCTGCGCGCAGGCTTCGAATTCGCCAAGGTTTACTACGCCGTCAAAGCCAACCCGGCGGTTGAAATCATCGACCTGCTCAAAGACAAAGGCTCGAGCTTCGACATCGCCTCGATCTACGAGCTGGACAAGGTCATGGACCGTGGCGTTAGCCCTGATCGCATCAGCTACGGCAACACCATCAAGAAATCCAAGGACATCCGCTACTTCTACGAGAAGGGCGTGCGTCTGTTCTCCACCGACTCCGAAGCCGACCTGCGCAACATCGCCAAGGCTGCACCGGGCTCGAAAGTCTATGTACGTATCCTGACCGAAGGCTCGACCACGGCAGACTGGCCTTTGTCGCGTAAATTCGGCTGCCAGACCGACATGGCCATGGACCTGCTGATCCTGGCCCGTGACCTGGGCCTGGTACCTTACGGCCTGTCGTTCCACGTGGGTTCGCAACAGCGCGACATCAGCGTCTGGGACGCGGCCATTGCCAAGGTCAAAGTGATCTTCGAGCGCCTGAAAGAAGAAGACGGCATCGTCCTCAAGCTGATCAACATGGGCGGCGGCTTCCCGGCCAACTACATCACCCGCACCAACAGCCTGGAAACCTACGCCCAGGAAATCATTCGCTACCTCAAAGAAGACTTCGGCGATGACTTGCCGGAAATCATTCTGGAGCCAGGCCGTTCGTTGATCGCCAACGCCGGTATTCTGGTCAGCGAAGTGGTGTTGGTGTCGCGTAAATCCCGTACCGCAGTAGAGCGCTGGGTGTACACGGATGTGGGCAAATTCTCCGGCCTGATCGAAACCATGGACGAGGCCATCAAGTTCCCGATCTGGACCGAGAAGAAAGGCGAGATGGAAGAAGTAGTCATCGCCGGCCCTACCTGCGACAGCGCCGACATCATGTACGAAAACTACAAATACGGCCTGCCGCTGAACCTGGCCATTGGTGATCGTCTGTACTGGTTGTCCACCGGTGCGTACACCACCAGCTACAGCGCGGTAGAGTTCAATGGCTTCCCGCCACTAAAATCGTTCTACGTTTAA
- the fpvA_5 gene encoding outer membrane ferripyoverdine receptor has protein sequence MMSRPALNALTIALTLGFSASILAAPVRVDLPAQPLGKSLAQLGQISGLKVMFDPQAVAGKQAPTVRGDLEPAQALQRLLAGSGLTASVEGNAARVAAPAQAGSIALDGININADTGIAGAATTEGTNSYTTGSMNTATKLPLSIRETPQSVSVLTRQRMDDQGMNDVNDAVKYAPGVTLRKFGGDRQQFLARGFTIDNLMYDGLPTSLGTFTQDTLAEADLAMYDRVEVVRGATGLMTGAGSPSATLNLVRKRPTATPQVSITTSAGSWDRYRTEVDASNKLNDSGTVRGRVVAAYQDDHSFQDEREKQRQTFYGILETDLNDSTTWTIGASKQRDDATSDWGALPAGPNGENLHLSRSTFLSNDWAYWNRDNVSVFTDVTHRFNNGWNAKLSAAKIWAESNTFSSYLGADASGTGFAQSSGQYDTTDVQTNLDGSLSGPFQLFGREHELSVGVSRRQEKFDQNGGYWLAATPIDIYNFNPGVIAKPDRADRQPYSSKNTATEQAAYAVARFNPIDPLHVIVGSRVSWYDYDNRSGDGDYKVTQEVTPYAGVIYDLNDTYSVYASYTEIFKPQTEQDVSGSVLDPMTGESYEIGLKGEYFDGALNASVALFDMTQENRAYAITPVPAICSAQNRSCNAASGEVRSQGIDTEISGALTPNWQFSAAYTYVLSQYIKDADERNEGRLFAPNQPKHLFKAATSYNLTGDLSKWRVGGDVLAQSETFTRVTTTGYAKQNEYAVVGLMAGYKFDEHWDGRVNFNNVFDTKYWQGIPTGTGTGVYGDPRNLMFSLKWTM, from the coding sequence ATGATGTCCCGTCCTGCTCTAAATGCGCTGACCATTGCGCTTACGCTTGGCTTTTCTGCCTCGATTCTGGCCGCTCCGGTCCGCGTTGATCTGCCTGCTCAGCCTCTGGGCAAGTCCCTGGCGCAACTGGGGCAGATCAGCGGCCTGAAAGTCATGTTTGATCCGCAAGCCGTTGCAGGCAAGCAGGCGCCCACTGTTCGTGGCGACCTGGAACCTGCGCAAGCCTTGCAGCGCCTGCTGGCAGGCAGCGGCCTGACCGCCAGCGTGGAAGGTAACGCCGCCCGTGTTGCGGCCCCGGCTCAGGCAGGCTCCATTGCACTGGACGGCATCAACATTAATGCCGACACCGGCATTGCGGGCGCAGCGACCACTGAAGGCACCAACTCCTACACCACTGGCTCCATGAACACGGCCACCAAACTGCCGTTGTCGATCCGTGAAACGCCTCAGTCGGTGAGCGTTCTGACCCGTCAGCGTATGGATGACCAAGGCATGAACGACGTCAACGACGCGGTCAAATACGCGCCTGGCGTAACCTTGCGCAAGTTTGGTGGTGACCGTCAGCAATTTCTGGCCCGTGGCTTCACCATCGACAACCTGATGTACGACGGTCTGCCGACCAGCCTTGGCACCTTCACTCAAGACACCCTGGCCGAGGCCGACCTGGCCATGTACGACCGTGTCGAAGTAGTGCGCGGCGCGACCGGCCTCATGACCGGCGCTGGTAGTCCGTCCGCGACGCTGAACCTGGTACGCAAGCGTCCGACCGCCACTCCGCAGGTCAGCATCACCACCAGCGCTGGCAGCTGGGACCGTTATCGCACCGAAGTGGATGCGTCGAACAAGCTCAACGATTCCGGCACCGTGCGTGGCCGCGTCGTGGCGGCTTATCAGGATGACCACAGCTTCCAGGACGAGCGCGAGAAACAGCGCCAGACCTTTTACGGCATCCTCGAAACCGATCTGAACGATTCGACCACCTGGACCATCGGCGCCTCAAAGCAGCGCGATGATGCCACCTCGGACTGGGGCGCATTGCCAGCCGGGCCTAACGGCGAAAACCTGCACTTGTCGCGTTCGACCTTCCTGAGCAACGACTGGGCTTACTGGAACCGCGATAACGTCAGCGTGTTCACCGACGTGACGCACCGCTTCAACAATGGCTGGAATGCCAAGCTCTCGGCCGCCAAGATCTGGGCTGAATCCAACACCTTCTCCAGCTACCTGGGCGCTGATGCTTCGGGTACTGGTTTTGCACAGTCTTCGGGTCAGTACGACACCACGGATGTGCAGACCAACCTCGACGGCTCGCTGTCCGGCCCGTTCCAGTTGTTTGGTCGTGAACACGAGCTGTCTGTGGGTGTGAGCCGTCGTCAGGAAAAATTCGACCAGAACGGTGGCTACTGGCTGGCGGCAACGCCGATCGACATCTACAACTTCAACCCGGGCGTGATCGCCAAGCCGGACCGTGCTGATCGCCAACCGTACTCGAGCAAGAACACCGCGACTGAGCAGGCGGCTTATGCGGTCGCACGCTTCAACCCGATTGACCCGCTGCACGTGATCGTCGGCAGCCGTGTCAGTTGGTACGACTACGACAACCGCAGCGGCGACGGCGACTATAAAGTCACTCAGGAAGTTACGCCGTACGCCGGTGTCATCTACGACCTGAACGACACCTACTCGGTTTACGCCAGCTACACCGAAATCTTCAAGCCACAGACCGAGCAAGACGTTTCCGGCTCGGTGCTGGACCCGATGACTGGCGAAAGCTATGAAATCGGCCTTAAAGGCGAGTACTTCGACGGCGCGCTGAATGCCTCGGTGGCACTGTTCGACATGACTCAGGAAAATCGCGCGTATGCGATTACTCCGGTGCCGGCCATCTGCAGTGCCCAGAACCGTTCGTGTAACGCAGCTTCCGGCGAAGTCCGTAGCCAGGGTATCGACACTGAAATCAGCGGCGCTCTGACCCCGAACTGGCAGTTCTCGGCGGCTTACACCTACGTGCTGAGCCAATACATCAAAGATGCCGACGAGCGCAATGAAGGCCGTCTGTTCGCCCCTAACCAGCCGAAACACTTGTTCAAGGCTGCCACCAGCTACAACCTGACCGGCGATCTGAGCAAATGGCGTGTGGGCGGCGACGTGCTGGCCCAGAGCGAAACCTTCACCCGCGTCACCACCACCGGCTACGCGAAGCAGAACGAATACGCCGTGGTTGGCCTGATGGCAGGCTACAAGTTCGACGAGCACTGGGATGGTCGCGTCAACTTCAACAACGTGTTCGACACCAAGTACTGGCAGGGCATCCCGACAGGCACCGGCACTGGCGTCTACGGCGACCCGCGTAACCTGATGTTCTCGTTGAAGTGGACGATGTAA
- the yehW_1 gene encoding amino acid ABC transporter permease — protein MSIFSAFSHLDWAQVIHLTWQHITLVGIAVTLAILVGVPLGVLMTRFPALAGPLQASATVLLTVPSIALFGLLLPFYSKFGQGLGPMPAITAVFLYSLLPIMRNTYLALTGVEPGIREAAKGIGMTFGQRLRMVELPIAVPVILAGVRTAVVMNIGVMTIAATIGAGGLGVLILASISRSDMSMLIVGAVLVSILAIIADLLLQWLQRALTPKGLLK, from the coding sequence ATGAGTATTTTTAGCGCCTTCTCCCATCTGGACTGGGCACAGGTCATTCACCTGACCTGGCAGCACATCACCCTGGTCGGCATTGCTGTGACACTGGCGATTCTGGTCGGCGTCCCGTTGGGCGTGCTGATGACCCGTTTCCCGGCATTGGCCGGTCCGCTGCAGGCCAGCGCCACCGTGCTGTTGACCGTGCCGTCGATTGCGTTGTTCGGCCTGCTGCTGCCGTTCTACTCCAAGTTCGGCCAGGGCCTGGGCCCGATGCCCGCGATTACCGCAGTGTTTCTGTATTCGCTGCTGCCAATCATGCGTAACACCTATCTGGCGTTGACTGGCGTCGAGCCGGGTATTCGCGAAGCCGCCAAAGGCATCGGCATGACCTTCGGCCAGCGCCTGCGCATGGTTGAACTGCCGATCGCTGTCCCGGTGATCCTCGCTGGCGTGCGTACTGCCGTGGTGATGAACATCGGCGTCATGACCATCGCTGCCACCATCGGCGCGGGCGGTCTGGGTGTACTTATTCTTGCTTCAATCAGCCGCAGCGATATGTCGATGCTGATCGTCGGCGCGGTACTGGTCAGTATTCTGGCCATCATCGCTGACCTTCTCCTGCAATGGCTGCAACGTGCGCTGACTCCAAAAGGATTACTGAAATGA